The following coding sequences are from one Paracoccus alcaliphilus window:
- a CDS encoding MFS transporter: MRMTVDEALARGGTGRFQWRLLGIFGLVWAADAMQVIAVGFAAPSIAVTFGVERVTALQVGTMFFLGMFVGAWGFGRLADRIGRRNILLLTVAMDAIFGLASVWAGDFTLLMVMRFLTGVAVGGTLPVDYAMMAEFLPPKNRGRWLVWLEGFWAIGTIIIALTAWIAASLGAEAPWRWIFFVAAGPALIGFWLRLWVPESPMYLVRNGRQVEARAVLNRVLAVNGAAPLSGETQLVIAPVPAGAETSIFAPMLRARTLGVLAVWFLVSLSYYGVFVWVPGQLATEGFGFVRGYGFLVILALAQVPGYALAAHGVEAWGRRNTLMGFLLLSAAGCFLFTLAGSTAMIAGSLILMSFALLGTWGALYAFTPELYPTHLRGTGMGTASAIARLGGILAPSLLAMVFVHGFGVAIGVFAGLLVLGAAALLLVRAETRDAAIG; the protein is encoded by the coding sequence ATGCGAATGACGGTGGATGAGGCCCTTGCCCGTGGCGGGACTGGCCGGTTTCAGTGGCGGCTGCTGGGGATCTTCGGGCTGGTCTGGGCGGCGGATGCGATGCAGGTGATCGCGGTGGGCTTTGCCGCGCCCTCGATCGCCGTCACATTCGGGGTCGAGCGGGTGACCGCCCTGCAGGTCGGCACGATGTTCTTTTTGGGCATGTTCGTCGGCGCATGGGGTTTCGGACGGCTGGCCGACCGGATCGGGCGCCGGAACATTCTGCTGCTGACCGTGGCGATGGACGCGATCTTCGGTCTGGCCTCGGTCTGGGCTGGCGATTTCACCCTGCTGATGGTGATGCGGTTTCTGACCGGGGTTGCCGTGGGCGGCACCCTGCCCGTCGATTACGCCATGATGGCCGAGTTCCTGCCGCCGAAGAATCGCGGGCGCTGGCTGGTCTGGCTGGAGGGGTTCTGGGCCATCGGCACCATCATCATCGCGCTGACCGCATGGATCGCCGCCAGTCTGGGGGCCGAAGCCCCGTGGCGCTGGATCTTTTTCGTGGCGGCGGGGCCTGCGCTGATCGGCTTCTGGCTGCGGCTGTGGGTGCCGGAATCGCCGATGTATCTGGTGCGCAATGGCAGGCAGGTCGAGGCGCGGGCGGTTCTGAACCGGGTGCTGGCGGTGAATGGCGCCGCGCCGCTGTCCGGCGAGACGCAACTGGTCATCGCCCCGGTTCCTGCGGGGGCCGAGACCTCGATCTTCGCGCCGATGCTGCGGGCGCGCACGCTGGGGGTGCTGGCGGTGTGGTTTCTGGTCTCGCTGTCCTATTACGGGGTGTTCGTCTGGGTGCCGGGGCAACTGGCGACCGAAGGCTTCGGTTTCGTGCGCGGTTACGGCTTTCTGGTGATCCTGGCGCTGGCGCAGGTGCCGGGCTATGCGCTGGCCGCGCATGGGGTCGAGGCATGGGGGCGCCGCAACACGCTGATGGGCTTTCTGCTGCTGAGCGCGGCGGGCTGTTTCCTGTTCACCCTTGCCGGATCGACCGCGATGATCGCCGGATCGCTGATCCTGATGAGCTTTGCGCTGCTGGGGACATGGGGCGCGCTTTATGCCTTTACGCCCGAGCTGTATCCGACCCATCTGCGCGGTACCGGCATGGGCACCGCCAGCGCCATTGCGCGGCTGGGGGGGATTCTGGCGCCCAGCCTGCTGGCGATGGTCTTTGTCCACGGTTTCGGCGTCGCCATCGGCGTCTTTGCCGGGCTGCTGGTTCTGGGGGCCGCCGCATTGCTGCTGGTGCGGGCCGAGACTCGGGACGCCGCCATCGGCTAG
- a CDS encoding LON peptidase substrate-binding domain-containing protein: MSLRFDLPQRLPLFPLPGAVLMPRTRLPLHIFEPRYLQMLEDSLKTDHRMIGMIQPEGEALCSIGSAGRVVAFSEGDDGRMMVSLKAVSRFRLRDVEEGFAPYLRGVVEYSDFNRDLGPPETDPGIHRERLFPLLHRYMETHELSTDWDAAENAEDEILINSLAMVLPFSSGDKQALLESPTLGDRRELLEGLIEFALHGGDNEERLQ, from the coding sequence ATGTCCCTGCGTTTCGACCTGCCCCAGCGCCTGCCGCTGTTTCCGCTGCCCGGTGCGGTGCTGATGCCCCGGACGCGCCTGCCGCTGCATATCTTCGAGCCGCGCTATCTGCAGATGCTGGAAGACTCGCTGAAAACCGATCACCGCATGATCGGCATGATCCAGCCCGAGGGCGAGGCGCTGTGCAGCATCGGCAGCGCCGGGCGGGTCGTCGCCTTTTCCGAGGGCGATGACGGGCGCATGATGGTCTCGCTCAAGGCGGTGTCGCGCTTCCGGCTGCGCGATGTCGAGGAAGGCTTTGCCCCCTATCTGCGCGGCGTGGTGGAATACAGCGATTTCAACCGCGATCTGGGCCCGCCCGAAACCGATCCGGGCATCCATCGTGAACGGCTGTTTCCGCTGCTGCACCGCTATATGGAAACGCACGAGCTTTCGACCGACTGGGACGCGGCCGAGAATGCCGAGGACGAGATCCTGATCAACTCGCTGGCGATGGTGCTGCCCTTTTCCAGCGGCGACAAGCAGGCGCTGCTGGAAAGCCCGACCCTTGGCGACCGGCGCGAATTGCTGGAAGGGCTGATCGAATTCGCCCTGCATGGCGGCGACAATGAGGAACGGCTGCAATGA
- a CDS encoding glutathione S-transferase family protein, which translates to MGQLVNGVWKDEWYDTDSSGGEFVRDGAKFRNWVTADGSPGPSGQGGFAAESGRYHLYVSYACPWAHRTLIFRALKGLEPHIGVSAVHPDMLSEGWEFRTDFPGATGDELFGSRYLRDIYLRARPDASGRVTVPVLWDKQQGAIVSNESADIIRMFNSAFDGLTGNDADFCPESLRGQIDALNTRIYDTVNNGVYKAGFATSQAAYDKAIGPLFQSLDWIEGLLAEARYLAGDRVTEADWRLFTTICRFDSVYHTHFKCNRQRIVDYPNLWGWARELYQWPGVAATVRQDHITRHYYFSHDMINPNRIIPIGPEPDWTVPHGRG; encoded by the coding sequence ATGGGCCAACTGGTCAATGGCGTCTGGAAGGACGAATGGTATGACACCGACAGCAGCGGTGGCGAATTCGTGCGCGACGGCGCGAAGTTCCGCAACTGGGTCACCGCCGATGGCAGCCCCGGCCCTTCGGGGCAGGGCGGATTTGCCGCCGAGAGCGGGCGTTATCACCTATATGTCTCATATGCCTGTCCCTGGGCGCATCGGACGCTGATCTTCCGCGCGCTGAAAGGGCTGGAGCCGCATATCGGTGTCTCGGCCGTTCATCCCGACATGCTGTCCGAGGGCTGGGAGTTCCGCACCGATTTCCCCGGCGCGACCGGCGATGAGCTGTTCGGCAGCCGGTATCTGCGCGACATCTATCTGCGGGCCAGACCGGATGCGTCGGGGCGGGTAACGGTGCCGGTGCTGTGGGACAAGCAGCAGGGCGCCATCGTGTCGAACGAAAGTGCCGACATCATCCGCATGTTCAACAGCGCCTTTGACGGGCTGACCGGCAATGACGCGGATTTCTGCCCCGAAAGCCTGCGCGGGCAGATCGATGCGCTGAATACACGGATCTATGACACGGTGAATAACGGGGTTTACAAGGCCGGGTTCGCGACCTCTCAGGCGGCCTATGACAAGGCGATCGGGCCGCTGTTTCAGTCGCTGGACTGGATCGAGGGCCTGCTGGCCGAAGCCCGCTATCTGGCCGGGGATCGCGTGACCGAGGCCGACTGGCGTCTGTTCACCACGATCTGCCGGTTCGATTCCGTCTATCACACGCATTTCAAATGCAACCGGCAGCGGATCGTCGATTATCCGAACCTGTGGGGCTGGGCGCGCGAGCTGTATCAATGGCCGGGCGTGGCGGCGACGGTGAGGCAGGATCACATCACCCGGCATTACTATTTCAGCCACGACATGATCAATCCGAATCGGATTATCCCCATCGGGCCGGAACCCGACTGGACCGTGCCGCATGGCCGGGGATAG
- a CDS encoding exodeoxyribonuclease III produces MFTIATWNINSVRLREGLVARLLQEEAPDILCLQECKSPVEKIPLEAFRALGYNWIVARGQKGYNGVATLSRLPIEDAGDRDYAKLGHARHVAARLENGVTIHNMYVPAGGDIPDRELNPKFGQKLDFVSEMRDVFHADRPERAIMVGDFNIAPREDDVWSHKQLLKIVSHTPIEVDHLLSAQDAGKWVDITRKDIPEGQLYSWWSYRARDWDAADKGRRLDHIWASPDIANAGHSSRILRPVRGWEKPSDHVPVLATFDL; encoded by the coding sequence ATGTTCACCATAGCCACCTGGAACATCAACTCGGTCCGCCTGCGCGAAGGACTGGTCGCCCGCCTGCTGCAAGAGGAGGCGCCCGACATCCTCTGCCTTCAGGAATGCAAGTCGCCGGTCGAGAAGATCCCGCTCGAAGCCTTCCGCGCGCTTGGCTACAACTGGATCGTGGCGCGGGGGCAAAAAGGCTATAACGGCGTCGCCACCCTGTCGCGCCTGCCGATCGAGGATGCGGGCGACCGCGACTATGCCAAACTGGGCCATGCCCGCCATGTCGCGGCCCGGCTGGAAAACGGCGTCACCATCCACAACATGTACGTGCCCGCGGGTGGCGATATTCCCGACCGCGAGCTGAACCCGAAATTCGGCCAGAAACTCGATTTCGTGTCCGAGATGCGCGACGTCTTCCACGCCGACCGGCCCGAACGCGCGATCATGGTCGGCGATTTCAACATCGCCCCGCGCGAGGACGACGTCTGGTCGCACAAGCAGCTTCTCAAGATCGTCAGCCACACCCCGATCGAGGTCGATCACCTGCTGTCGGCACAGGACGCGGGCAAATGGGTGGACATCACCCGCAAGGACATCCCCGAAGGCCAGCTCTATTCATGGTGGAGCTATCGCGCCCGCGACTGGGACGCCGCCGACAAGGGCCGCCGCCTCGACCATATCTGGGCCAGCCCCGATATCGCCAATGCCGGCCATTCCAGCCGCATCCTGCGCCCGGTGCGCGGCTGGGAAAAACCCAGCGACCATGTCCCGGTCCTCGCCACCTTCGATCTCTGA
- a CDS encoding FCD domain-containing protein, with protein sequence MERALAKGDMRSYGQADTEFHLEIVETVGNHHLNEACRMILGRVAPAAHASCNQGRGRAAPLFPRPPRTAAWHTGRGRSATRKAGSASGKPHSPHAQELPFARRPPARRPHRHVPEARVWPDPGR encoded by the coding sequence ATGGAGCGCGCGTTGGCCAAGGGTGACATGCGCAGCTATGGTCAGGCCGATACCGAGTTTCATCTGGAAATCGTCGAGACGGTAGGTAACCACCACCTGAACGAGGCTTGCCGCATGATCCTGGGTCGGGTGGCCCCCGCTGCGCACGCATCTTGCAATCAAGGCCGAGGGCGAGCCGCACCGCTCTTTCCGCGACCACCGCGAACTGCCGCTTGGCATACCGGACGCGGACGGTCCGCGACACGAAAAGCAGGTTCTGCTTCTGGAAAGCCACATTCACCGCACGCGCAAGAATTGCCTTTCGCCAGAAGACCTCCGGCCCGTCGGCCGCACCGCCATGTGCCTGAAGCACGTGTTTGGCCTGATCCAGGCCGATGA
- the trxA gene encoding thioredoxin yields MLFEGAANAPQPADFITDVTEADFMAQVVEKSMEVPVIVDFWAPWCGPCKTLGPQLEAEVARHKGRVRMAKVNVDENQMIASQLRVQSIPTVYAFFKGQPVDAFQGALPQSQLKQFVDKLAALSGDDGGLGDALAAAEQMLDEGASADAIETFAAIIGEEPENPEAWGGLIRAHLAAGDTAAAASTLTQVPAAITGAAPVEAARAQLQLAEQAANAGPLGDLQARVTADPDDQQARLDYALALHAAGNVEEAVEILLDSFRRDREWNDGAAKAQLLTIFDSLKPTDPIAQKGRRRLSSLIFA; encoded by the coding sequence ATGCTGTTCGAAGGTGCCGCCAACGCGCCGCAACCCGCAGATTTCATCACCGATGTCACCGAAGCCGATTTCATGGCCCAGGTGGTCGAAAAATCGATGGAGGTGCCCGTCATCGTCGATTTCTGGGCGCCTTGGTGCGGCCCCTGCAAGACGCTTGGCCCCCAGCTCGAGGCCGAGGTCGCCCGCCACAAGGGCCGGGTCCGCATGGCCAAGGTCAATGTCGATGAAAACCAGATGATCGCATCGCAACTGCGCGTGCAGTCGATCCCCACCGTCTATGCCTTCTTCAAGGGCCAGCCGGTCGATGCCTTTCAGGGCGCCCTGCCGCAAAGTCAGCTGAAACAGTTCGTGGACAAGCTGGCGGCGCTGTCGGGTGACGATGGCGGGCTGGGCGACGCGCTGGCCGCGGCCGAGCAGATGCTGGACGAAGGCGCCTCTGCCGATGCCATCGAGACCTTCGCCGCCATTATCGGCGAAGAACCCGAAAACCCCGAGGCCTGGGGCGGGCTGATCCGCGCCCATCTGGCGGCAGGCGACACCGCCGCGGCCGCCAGCACGCTGACGCAGGTGCCCGCCGCCATCACCGGCGCCGCCCCGGTCGAGGCCGCCCGCGCCCAGCTGCAACTGGCCGAGCAGGCCGCGAATGCCGGTCCCCTGGGCGACCTTCAGGCCCGCGTCACGGCCGATCCGGACGATCAGCAGGCGCGGCTGGACTATGCGCTGGCGCTGCACGCGGCAGGCAATGTCGAGGAAGCCGTCGAGATCCTTCTGGACAGCTTCCGCCGCGACCGCGAATGGAACGACGGCGCCGCCAAGGCCCAGCTTCTGACCATCTTCGACAGTCTCAAGCCAACCGATCCCATTGCCCAGAAGGGCCGGCGCAGGCTGTCCTCGCTGATCTTCGCCTGA